One window from the genome of Haemorhous mexicanus isolate bHaeMex1 chromosome 22, bHaeMex1.pri, whole genome shotgun sequence encodes:
- the ALKBH4 gene encoding alpha-ketoglutarate-dependent dioxygenase alkB homolog 4, with the protein MQAAGGGPGCGCKGIRSCLLCEGPAPAAPPPQGEDNFTYCPATGLAKGNEHSEFAGWAFPFPGVFLVEEFISEDEECEIVELMDQDDWKPSQSGRKKQDYGPKVNFKKQRLKAGSFTGLPSFSRKIVAQMKACAVLSGFLPVEQCNLDYRPERGSAIDPHFDDWWLWGERLVSLNLLSKTVLSMSCDSEDPIQLFPFSNQEELSPPASFTQTSACRSPGEEGTECFLSPRLVPGKEVSVAILLPQRSLVVLHGDARYKWKHGIRRRHIQHRRVGITFRELSADFCAGGRHEELGKELLQIALSFQGRPV; encoded by the exons ATGCAGGCGGCGGGCGGAGGGCCGGGCTGCGGCTGCAAGGGGATccgctcctgcctgctctgcgAGGGGCCCGCGCCGGCCGCTCCGCCCCCGCAG GGAGAAGATAATTTCACTTACTGTCCAGCAACAGGCCTAGCTAAAGGAAATGAGCACTCGGAATTTGCTGGCTGGGCATTTCCCTTTCCAGGGGTGTTCCTGGTGGAGGAGTTCATTAGTGAAGATGAAGAGTGTGAGATAGTGGAACTGATGGATCAAGATGACTGGAAACCATCACAGTCTGGCCGAAAGAAACAG GACTATGGACCCAAAGTGAACTTCAAGAAACAAAGGCTGAAAGCTGGCAGCTTTACTGGCTTGCCAAGTTTCAGCAGGAAGATTGTGGCACAGATGAaggcctgtgctgtgctcagtggTTTCTTACCTGTGGAACAGTGTAACCTGGACTACAGACCAGAGAGAGGCTCTGCCATCGACCCCCACTTTGATgactggtggctctggggggaGCGCCTGGTCAGCCTGAACCTGCTCTCAAAAACGGTGCTCTCCATGTCCTGCGACTCAGAGGACCCCATccaattatttcccttttccaatCAGGAGGAATTAAGCCCCCCTGCATCTTTCACGCAGACATCAGCGTGCAGAAGTCCAGGAGAAGAGGGAACCGAGTGCTTCTTGTCGCCAAGGCTGGTTCCGGGGAAGGAGGTGAGCGTGGCCATCCTCTTGCCCCAGAGGTCGCTGGTGGTGCTGCACGGGGATGCGCGCTACAAGTGGAAACACGGCATCCGCCGCAGGCACATCCAGCACCGCCGCGTCGGCATCACCTTCAGGGAGCTCTCTGCCGACTTCTGCGCCGGGGGGAGGCACGAGGAACTGGGCAAAGAACTGCTACAAATTGCTCTTTCCTTCCAAGGGAGACCCGTGTGA
- the ORAI2 gene encoding protein orai-2: MSSELNVPVDPSTPACCSEPGTKGMDYRDWVRRSYLELVTSNHHSVQALSWRKLYLSRAKLKASSRTSALLSGFAMVAMVEVQLEVQYKYPQMLLIAFSACTTVLVAVHLFALLISTCILPNVEAVSNIHNLNSISESPHERMHPYIELAWGFSTVLGILLFLAEVVLLCWIKFLPVGSILKNETTNVEKPSSHAGWQSALVSTIIMVPVGLIFVVFTIHFYRSLVRHKTERHNREIEELHKLKVQLDGHDRGMQVV; this comes from the exons ATGAGTTCTGAATTAAACGTTCCTGTGGATCCTTccactcctgcctgctgctctgagcctggcACCAAGGGCATGGATTATCGGGACTGGGTCCGGCGCAGCTACCTGGAACTGGTCACGTCCAACCACCACTCTGTGCAAGCCCTTTCCTGGAGAAAACTGTACCTGAGCCGAGCCAAACTGAAAGCCTCCAGCAgaacctctgctctgctctctggatTTGCAATG GTCGCCATGGTGGaggtgcagctggaggtgcAGTACAAGTACCCCCAGATGCTGCTGATCGCCTTCAGCGCCTGCACCACGGTGCTGGTGGCCGTTCACCTCTTCGCCCTCCTCATCAGCACCTGCATCCTGCCCAACGTGGAGGCCGTGAGCAACATCCACAACCTGAACTCCATCAGTGAGTCCCCCCACGAGCGCATGCACCCCTACATCGAGCTGGCCTGGGGCTTCTCCACCGTCCTGGGGATCCTCCTGTTCCTTGCTGAAGTCGTGCTCCTGTGCTGGATAAAATTCCTGCCCGTGGGCTCCATCCTGAAAAACGAGACCACCAACGTGGAGAAGCCCAGCAGCCACGCGGGGTGGCAGTCAGCACTGGTGTCCACCATCATCATGGTCCCTGTGGGTCTGATTTTTGTCGTCTTCACCATCCACTTCTACCGCTCCTTGGTGCGGCACAAAACGGAGCGGCACAACCGGGAGATCGAGGAGCTCCACAAACTGAAAGTGCAGCTAGATGGGCATGACAGAGGCATGCAGGTGGTGTGA
- the PRKRIP1 gene encoding PRKR-interacting protein 1, producing MAAPSAPRPPRPRKEPQPLVIPRSAAEEQRLRLERLMRNPEKTVPIPEKLNEWAPRPPPEFVRDVMGSSAGAGSGEFHVYRHLRRREYQRQDFMDAMAEKQRLDEEFQKKLERNKMIAEEQTAKRRRKRQKLKEKKLQAKKNKLEQKKQEKEPGQSQEQGSSEDDEEDSKEEEEKEDDAEEPSFVMGRG from the exons ATGGCGGCGCCctcggccccgcggccgccccggccccgcaaGGAGCCGCAGCCGCTCGTCATCCCCAGGAGCGCGGCCGAGGAGCAGCGCCTCCGCCTCGAGCGCCTCATGAGGAACCCG GAAAAGACTGTACCAATTCCTGAAAAACTGAATGAATGGGCACCACGACCTCCCCCGGAGTTTGTCAGAGATGTCATGG GTTCCAGTGCTGGCGCTGGGAGCGGGGAGTTCCACGTGTACCGGCACCTCCGTCGGCGAGAGTACCAGAGGCAAGATTTCATGGATGCCATGGCTGAGAAG CAAAGACTAGATGAGGAATTCCAGAAGAAACTGGAGAGGAATAAGATGATTGCAGAAGAGCAAACAGCAAAACGCAGAAGGAAGCG CCAGAAgttaaaagagaagaaactgcaagctaagaaaaataaacttgaacaaaagaagcaggaaaaag AACCTGGGCAATCCCAAGAGCAAGGCAGCAGCGAGGATGACGAAGAGGAtagcaaggaggaggaagagaaggaagatgaTGCTGAAGAGCCAAGTTTTGTGATGGGAAGAGGATGA